AAAATCGATTAATTGTATTATTACAATAAAATTGTATATGAGTAATAATAGAATAATGTAAAATTATATGTCAATCACGATATTGAGAAGAAAATAAAAAATAAGTGCGAAGTTATAAATTAAAACTAGAAAATTATATTCTCTATTAAAATTTTAAACTATCCCAAATAATGTGAAAAAAAAACAGGTGAAGTAACTGACAAAAACGAAGTTAGTAAATTTGCAAATGCATAGTAGATGATGATATTTATTGCAAAAGTGCAGTAAATTGAATAATTAGTGCAGGATGGGGATATTTGATTGTTTTAAAATAATAAAATATGGTGAGATATACTGCAATAAGGCAAATTAAAATAAATCAATATGAAAAAAGCTTGCAACGATAGTTATCGGTAATGTAGTATTGATATACCACATAATACTACAATATACACTTTGGGAGGAAACTATGGATTTTGAAACCACTACCTGTATTTCGCTTCCCCATTTAGCTATCCTTGGTGAATATGCACACACGTTAGATGTGCCACTGACAACACTTATTGTGTACATGGTCATGTATGCGGCAAAGAAAGAAAAGAAGACGTATGTAGCATTTAAACGTATAGCTTACCGCAAACGCAGTACAGGCAATCCCTGGAAACGGGTACATCTGGTGCTATATCAGTCGGAGTATGAGTTTTTCTTAGATGTTAAGAAGTTATGGAAGATGTCGCTTGCCAATATCATTGCATTTTGTGTGGATAATGTTCTGGAAGAATTTTTTTTGTATTTCAAAGAGCGATTAAAAGAAATAAATACCGATAACTATCCTAATAATTTACCCAGTTATTATGAAAATAGGTCGTATACCTTTGATTTTCACCGTGAAAACGGCATACATTGCCTTAAATTCTACTGGGGACCACCACCAGAAGTATTGCGGAAACATTTATAAGCAATATTCTCCTAATTTAGATTATACGATTATCATAAAAGATAATAACAGCAATTTTTGCTGAAATGATGGTATTGTTACTATAAAAAATAAAAACCGCTCTGTTATCGTATTGATTTTAAGAAACAAAGCGGTTTTACTCATTCACTATAATTTTAAGAAAATTATATTTTGTCTTCTACAAAATATCCTGCTGGTATATGGTAGTATTTAAATGGCTGTTGTAGAATGCGGCTTGCCTTAGAATCAGGATTATCAAAGAAATCTTTTACTACTTCCATAAAATTTAAAGAGATGCCATAATACATGCTTCTATACGGTTCTGCAGTTGTTTCATCCCATCGTACATAGTTACGTGTAAAATAGCCAATATCTAACTGTATATAGCGCATGAAGTTTGGTAATTTTATTCCTAAGTTTTGCAGACCTGCCAGCCTGAAATTAAAAACATATTTTGCTCCACTATAATCGCTTGACATATGCAATGGATTTTTACCCCAGCGGTCAAAATAACTTTCAGTGGGCCAATATTGCCAGCTAAAACCAATGAGCGAGTCCAGTGTTGGGGAGTATTCCAGTAGTATCCCCAATCCAATACCAAGCATATCGGCAACAACATCTTCATAGGAAAAGCCGTATTTGCCAGTAAATGCATCACCTACTTCAATACCAACACCTAAAAATGTAGCGGTTGCAATGGAATAAATCCATTTTGTATTTCTGCCATTTTCTGACCAATCATAGTAATTATGAAAGATCCTGAACGCTAAGTAATGAGCCCAACCGTGTCCAATTTTATCAGCACCCCCGGAATCAGTATTCTGCCCAAAAAAGCCCTCATGAGCCCATCGCCAATTGCTTTGTTCACCCCAGTCCCATGTTTCCATTCCGTATAATATTGTAATTGTAGGTACTGCCACAAACATTGCCAGCGTTGGTATGGTAGGCCAGTTGCTTTCATTCTGAACAG
This portion of the Spirochaetota bacterium genome encodes:
- a CDS encoding DUF2279 domain-containing protein; the protein is MKSNTLLKPLTLIFTIMVLFPMVLYAQETTGNPAPVQNESNWPTIPTLAMFVAVPTITILYGMETWDWGEQSNWRWAHEGFFGQNTDSGGADKIGHGWAHYLAFRIFHNYYDWSENGRNTKWIYSIATATFLGVGIEVGDAFTGKYGFSYEDVVADMLGIGLGILLEYSPTLDSLIGFSWQYWPTESYFDRWGKNPLHMSSDYSGAKYVFNFRLAGLQNLGIKLPNFMRYIQLDIGYFTRNYVRWDETTAEPYRSMYYGISLNFMEVVKDFFDNPDSKASRILQQPFKYYHIPAGYFVEDKI